The sequence GTACGCAAGGGCGAAATCGTCGAAAGCCTCTATCGCGAAGTCCGTGCGCTCCGCATCTACGAGGGAGCGACCGAGGTTCAGAAGCTGATCGTCGCGCGTGAGCTTCTCAGGCCGCGCTGACGTCAGACTCCGCTTGAGCCCGTACCGTTGGCGCTGGCCGGAAGCCGCCTGCGCGTTGCATCTCGCCGTGCTCCATGCGTCAAGGCCACGGCGCCATTGTCACGTTTGCGACCGGCCCGCACGGCCCGCGCACCGGGCGTCTTCTCTCGATGCAACAGCCTGCGAAGCGTGGAGGGGTCGGCATAGCCGACCTTCTCCGCGATGTCGTCGAGGCCGAGACGTGTGGTCTCCAGAAGCTCCATCGCCTTGTCGACGCGCAGCTTCTGGAGAAATCTCACCGGCGAAAGTCCGGTGGCGCGCTCGCACCGGCGCGCAAAAGTGCGCGCACCCAGGCCCGCGGCCTTTGCGAGTTCCGAGATCGTGAAGGCCCGGTGCAGTCGCGCCCGCGCCCAGCGTTCCGCGCGTGACACGCGATCGTCCGAGGCGGTGAGGAAGGATAGCGCCATGTAGCGGGATTGCGATTGCCGCCGGTCGAGCAGGAGGAACCGGGCGCAGCTGTCCGCCAGGTCAGGTCCGGCATGACGGGCAATGATCGAGAGCATCAGGTCGAGCTGAGCCATCGCCGCGCCGGCCGTTGCCATGCGACGATCGGTCAGCACCATCGCATCCGTGTCGAGCGTCACTCTCGGAAACAGCTGCCGAAACAGAGGTCCGAGCCACCACGTCGTGGTTGCCCGACGGCCGTCCAGCAGCCCGGCGCTCGCAACCAGGAAGACCGCCGAGCAGGAGCTGGCGATCTCGGCTCCGGATCGGAAGGCTGCCCGGAGCGCCTTCCTCGCCGTTTCGGCATCCCGCCGCTGCAATCCTTCGCGAACGAGGTCTTCATCCATCCAGGCCAGCCCGGGGACGATCACCACGTCTGCCGGTCTGTTGGCGTTTGCTTTCGAGGGCAGTCTTGCAAGCTGCGTTGCCCACCTTGCCCCGGAGCCGGAAACTCTCACGTCGAAGCACGGTGGCCGTCCGGCTCTTGCACGAATGCGGTTGGCCACATCGATCAGTTCGAAGGTAATGGCGACACTGGCCGCAGAGGCGCCTTCCAGGACCAGAACGTCAATGAGCGGCATGGCAAAATCGACCTGATTAATGTCATTTATGACACTTGTCGAAATCAATGCCCGGGAAATACCGTTCGCGCAATCTTTTCCGGAGGACGACATGAGCGATGCGCTGCTGAAGCCTGATGATCTCTCTGATTTCAACCGGCGGATCGTCTCGCTGGAGAGCGCGACGAAGCCGGTCTACGTCGCGGGCGAGGGACCCGCGGTCATCGTCATGACGGAAATGCCGGGCATCAGCCCGCATGTTGCGCGTTTCGCCCGCTGGGTTCGCGACGCCGGCTTCCGCGTCTACATGCCGTCCTTGTTCGGAGCGGACGGCGATGTTCCCGACGCGGAAACTGCGGCCGGCGTTTTCAAGCGCGCCTGCGTCAGCGCTGAATTTCGCGCGCTTGGCGGCGGCGCGTCGAGCCCTGTATCGAACTGGTTGCGGGCGCTTGCCAGGCTCGCCCATGGCGAGAGCGGCGGGCCGGGCGTCGGGGCCATCGGCATGTGCTTCACCGGCAATTTCGCGCTGAACATGATGCTGGATCAGGCCGTGCTGGCTCCAGTGGTGTCGCAGCCGTCCTTGCCGCTCGACAATCCCGGCGGCATCGAGAGCTCTGCCGACGAACTGTCGCAGATCCGCTCACGGCTCGAACGGGAAGACCTGACCGTTCTTGCCTACCGGTTTGCAGGTGATTCATTCTGCCGCGCCGAACGGTTTGCCGCCTATCAGGCCGCGCTCGGCGATCGCTTCATTGCTCGCGTCCTGCCTGACACGGCCGCGAATACCGGACCCAGGCCGCCGTTCTTTGCGCAGTTCGTCAAAACGCCCCACAGCGTCGTCACGGTCGATCTCGTCGACGAGGCCGGTCAGCCCACGCTCGCAGCCCGGGACGAGATTATCGCATTCTTCCAGAAGCGTCTGAAGTCCGAGTCGGCCTGATATCCCGCAGCTGCTCGGCCGCGAAAATCTGCATTCGTGCTGACGCATATCAGGTGCGGTCTCGGCCTGTTTCGCTCCAATGTCAATGCGCCGCCGAAAAAATATTCCACTTTACCGAAATTCGGAAACGGCGTATGTGATGTCCATCCCGGCTCACCCTTGAGGGGCGGTCATGTTGTCGTGTGATCGCAGAGCCGGGCTTGCGGTGGACGCAGCAGCGTCGTGCGCGAAAGCCAAGGGCAGGGCGGATTGCTCTCCGTGAGCCCTTCGCATCGCGTGGACGAGCGGCGCTGTCAGGTTCGTCGCGTCATATTCCGAGGGCAAGGTGCACAACGCCGTCGGACCCTGTGGCGCCAACGAACCGTGCGTACGGCAAAACCGTGTGGTCCTGGCCGTCGTTGCTACGGTCAAGCTCTTGCGGATGCGGCACTAGCGTCAACCGGCGCGGGGACGGTGAATTCCGTGAGGGGGAGGGAGGCCAGAAGGAACTCGGCTCCCGGGAGAGCGCGGCATAAGCCGTCCGACCATCGCGCAGGGAAGGCCGTGTGTTGGGCTTCACCTGTATGCTGCTGTGCGGTTTTCTGCGTGTGCCTTTTGCGCAGCGGACCGCGGGTGCCGCCGGCACCCGGCCTTCCCTGCGCCCTCTTGGGTTTTGAGGGTGGAGCGATCAAGCAAAGCTCGGGCGAAAAGCGCCGCGAGAATGCGGAGGTGTGACCATCTCGCCGGTGCCCTGTCGGCACGAGGTCATCCACCCAGATGAGTGACCTTCAACTGGCTTCGTGCCGTGTGCCCCGTCCGGCGCGACGCAGTGGCGGGCACCAGGGTCGGTGACTCACCCGCGATGCGCAACGAGAAATAGGCGATCGTAGCCTGAAGACCATCCCTCAGCGCCACGCGCGGGCGCCATCCCAGCAGCCGGGTGGCCGTGTCGATGACGGGCTTGCGGCGCTTCGGGTCGTCCTTCGGCAGTGCCTCGAAGCGAAGCGTGGACGCGGACTCGGTGTATGTGAGCACCTCCCGAGCTATAGTCTCGATCGTAACCTCGTGGGGATTGCCGAGATTGCAGGGGCCGGTCACCGAGGCCGGACTTTCCATCAGCAGCTGAAGGCCCCGCACGAGATCGTCGACGAAGCAGAAACTCCGGGTCTGCGTGCCGCCGCCATAAATCGTGATCGGCTCTCCGCGCAGCGCCTGCACGATGAAATTGGAGACGACGCGGCCGTCGTTCTCCAGCATGCGCGGGCCGTAGGTGTTGAAGATGCGCGCGACCTTGATCTCGGTCCCGTGCGTGCGCTGATAGTCGAACATCAGCGTCTCGGCGGCGCGCTTGCCCTCGTCGTAGCAGGCCCGCGGCCCGATCGGATTGACGTTGCCGAGATAGGATTCCGGCTGTGGATGTACCTCCGGATCGCCGTAGACCTCGCTTGTCGAGGCTTGCAGGACGCGAGCGCCTTTCCGGCGGGCGAGCTCGAGCATGTTGATGGTGCCGAGCACGCATGTCTTCATCGTGCCGACCGGATCCTTCTGGTAATGGCGGGGCGACGCGGGGCAGGCGAGACTGTAGATGCGGTCGATCTCGTCCTCGACCTCGATCTCGTCGCGCACGTCGTGCTCGATGAAACGGAAGTTCGGGTGGTTCAGCAGCGGCCTGATATTGTCGACGCTGCCCGTGAACAGGTTGTCCAGGCAAATCACCCTGTTGCCGCGTTGCAGGAGCGAATCGCAGAGATGCGAGCCGATGAAGCCGGCCCCGCCGGCGATGAGCACGCTCGGCGAGCGGCGAAGAGTGGGGATGCGGGTCTGGAGTGTCATGGCAAAGCTCTCTCAGAGTTCGGCGACTTGCACCGGTCGGGCGGCGGGAAGCCGGGCCGGTTTGCGGCGGCGGCGCGCAGTTGCTTCGGCGTAATAACGTTCGAGCTGGCGAGCCCGATGGTCGGCGGTGTGATCGGCGAGGACACGTCGGCGCGCGTTCTCCGCGATCGCGCGCCGGCGGTCCTCAGGCATGTCGCGCAGGATCTCGATGACGTCGCGCGGGCTCGAGGCCAGCAGGATTTCCCGCGACGGCTCGAAAATGGTCTCGATCCCAGGCCATCGATCGGAGATTACCGGCGTGCCGCACGCGGCGGCTTCGAACAGCCGCACGCTCGGCGAGAAGCCCAAAGCGCGCATGTCGGCGCGGGTCGCATTCAGGGCGAAGCGCTGCTCCGCGTAGAACATCGGATGTTGCTTCGGCGCGATGTGCTCGATCCGCATGACATTGCCGGGCCAGGCGATATGAGCGGGGTATTGCGCCCCAGCGACGGCGAACTGCTCCGACGGCAGCTTACGCGCTGGCGACAGCAACAATTGTTCAAGGACGGGCTGCCGGTCCTCGCTATAGGTACCGAGATAGCCCAGCGACCATTTGGTCCGCGCCTGCTGCGGCTTGTAAGTATCGGTGTCGGCGCTGCAATAGAGAACACGTGCCATCGGGCTGCCGTACTGCGCTTCGATCATGCCGGGGACAGGACCGCCGGCGAAGGACAGATAGAGGTCGAAACGCGGGATCATCGCGGCGGACAAATAGTCGAGGCCCTGGTCGAGCTTCGCCAGCGTCACCGGCGTGTCGATGTCGTAGAAGGCGGTAATTCCCCGCGCCTGGCTCGTGATCCATTCGGAGATGGCGATGCCATCGGGCACATAGGAGCCGATGATGACGAGATCAGCCTCTCGGATCAACTTGCCGAAGCGATGAGGCATATCCGTCAGTGACTGATAAAGCTCGACAGTCCACGACGACGGCGTGGTCAGATCGCGATGCTCGCGATACCAGGCGACATCACGTTCCAGGAACGTGATTTTGTGGCCTCGTCGCGCGAGGGCTTCGATCAGGGCGCGATAGGTCGTGGCGTGACCATTGCCCCATGAAGACGTGACCGAAAGACCGACGACGACAATGCTCAGGTTCATTCTGCTGCCTCGATGCGCGAGCTGCTTCCGACGAAGAGATCATTGAACTGACGGGCGCGGTGCCGGTAGGTGTGTTGGCTCAGAATGCGCGCGCGGGCACGGCCGGCGATCGCGGCGGCGCGGTCGATGCTGAGGGCGCCGAGATGATTGGCCACGGCGGCTCCATTGGCGGCCACCAGCACTTCGCCATCGGGCTCGAGGAAATGGTCGATGCCGTCCCATTGGTCGGTAATCAGGCAGGCGCCTGCGCCGATCGCCTCGAACACCCGCGTCGGCGGCGAGAAGCCGTAGCGGGCCATGCTGTCGCGATTGACGTTGAGCGTGGCCAGGCCGGAGCCGAAAAATGCGTTGTGCTCGCCGGTGCCAACATGCCCGACCTTACGGATGTTCCTCGCGGTGTCCTTGGTCTCCCAGCCGGAGCCGCCGAGAACGAACGCCTTGTCCGGCAATTGCCGCGCGACGTCGAGGAAGAAATGCTCGACGCGCTGCTCGCGATCGGGCAGGCGATTGGCCAGCAGGCTGAGATCGCAGCTGAAGTCCGGCTTGGGCGGTGATGGAAAATGCGTCTCGGGATCGAGCGCGTTGTAGATCGGCACGCAGTCGCGTGCGCCCATGGCACGGTAGGCCGAGACGACCCCATCGCCGCCGCCATAGGTCAGGACCGTGTCGTAGGACGGAATCGCGCGCCGCAGATGATGCGCGGGATCGCTCGCCATGGCTTCGAGCGTGGCGGGAGCATCGACATCCCAGTAGATGCGCATGGTTCGGGAGGGCAAAGCGGCAACCGCCATCTCCAGCTCCTCGTCGAAGACGCCGACGCCGCTGGCCTTGATCAGCATGTCGGCCGAGTGCGCGGCTGCATCGAGCGAACTGCGCCAGCCGTCGGCGGTCGCGGGGTAGACGACGACCCTGGACCAGTCGGGATCGGCGATGTCGCGATGGGCCTGCCGCTCGAAGGCGTCGGGCTCGAAGAACGTGATGTCGTGTCCGAGCGCCGCAATCTGCTTGAGCATGCCGCGATAATAGGTGGCGGCACCGTTCCAGTAGGACGAGACGAGGCTGGATCCGAAGAAGCAGATCTTCATGCGGAGGCTCCGGCAATATGCAGAGGCTGTGACGAGCGATCGGAGCCGCGAATGGCCTCGACAATGTCCACAAGCTGTTGTGCGCGATGGCGGCAGGTATGGCGCTCCCGGACGGTCCGGAGGCCGGTCTCCACCATCGCGGAAGACAGCTCCCGATCGTCGAGGACGGCGCGGAGCGCGCGCTTCATCTCCGTGCCATCGGCTGCCTTGAGATAGGCGCCGTCCGGGAACATGCCTTCGTCATCGGACCAGGGAGCCGATACCAGGGGAATGCCGCAGGCGAGCGCCTCGAACACACGGATGGTGGGGATTCCCGGAAGCGACCGCACATAGGGGCCGCGCGGCACGTGGACGGTCGCGCGAGCGCTGGCGAACGCGACCGGCGCCCAGTGCGCTGGCAGCCAGCCACTATGGCGGATGCCTGCGGCCTGGATGGTCCGGATGGCGTCATCGGAGTAGCGAACGCCATAGACGCTCGCGCGCAACTTCAGCTCGGCAACGGGTTCGACCAGGAACTCGCCCAGCTCGGCGCCGCGTTCACCGTCGCCCCAATTGCCGATCCAGACCAGATCCTCGGTAGGTTCGACATTCGGCAGCGGGTGGTACAAGGTGACGTCGGCCGCCTCGTGCCAGGTATAGGCCCGATCGGCCCAGCCGAGCTTCATGTAGATCTGGCGAAGCACCTCGCCGAAGGCGAGCACGCCGTCGAAGGCGTCGAGATCGAACTGTGCAAGCTCAGCCGGCGCGGTGACCGCGCGGTGATGGGTATCGTGGAACAGCAGTGTGAAGGGAGCGCCGTGCGCGCGCTTGTCCCCGATCTGCGCGATCACATCAGGCGAATTCCATTCATGCACGACGACGAGATCGGCGCCATCGAGCGCTTCGTCGAGATCGAGCGATGTGTCGTAGCGCCGAATGCAGATGCCCGGGAATAGCTGGCCGATGTCTTGCAGGGCCTGACTGCCGCTCTCGCGGATGGCATTCAACCGGCTCCAGCCGTCGATGGGCTCGAACACGACGACCTCGTGACCGAGCGCATGCAGCGCGCGGGCGTAGCCGCGCAGGAAGTGGGCGTTACCGTTGTTCCAGCAGGAGGTGAATGCGTGATAGAACAGGACGCATTTCATGCGCGCACCTCGATCTGGCCGGCTTGTGGTGAAAAGCGGGTGGACGCGAGCAGTCCTTCGTAGAGCTTCCGATAGGCGCTCGTCGTGCGCGCCAGCGAATAGGTCAGGGCATGCTCGTAGGCTGCGCGTTGCAGGCGCGGCCTTCTGGTGCGATCGGCGCAAAGCTCGGCGAGGACCTGGTGCAACGCCTGACTGTCGTCGGGATCGACGAACAGGGCGGCATCGTTCCACAATTCCCGGGACGTCGGGATATCCGATAGCACGAGCGCGCAGCCGGCGGCAGCTGCTTCCAAGACGGAGAGGCCGAACGGCTCGTACAGCGCCGGGCTTACGAAAATCGCGGCGTGCTGGAGATGTCCGCGCACCTCGCTGTGCGGCAATTGACCAAGCCAGGTGACGCCTGCGGACGAATCTGCATCGGCGGGGCCAGCCACTTGAACCGGCCAAGCCAGTCCCGGTGCAGCCGCAGCCAGCACCCCGATATTCTTGGCTCGATCCCACAGTCGGCCTGCCGCGAAGATCATCTCCCGCTTTCGACTTGGAAGGTCCCCAGGAGCAATCCCGTTCCAGATCACGGCGCCCGGCGACCGGGGGTGATAGAGTCCCACGACGTCATCGTGGAAGGACTGGCTCGGGCAGACCCAGGCCTGCGCGCTGTCGAGCGCCGCGGCCACTCGTTCGGTATAGCGTGCCCACCGAGGCTCGTTGAGCCAGGCCGTATCCCGGCAGGCCAATGCCCATGAGTTGACGCAGGAGTGCGCCACCAGAACGGTCGGCGCACGCCACGACAAGGTCGCCTCCCGGAAACTATTGAGGTGGACGATGTCCGGACTGAACCGTGCTTCGAGGCTGGCGAGCATTCGTTCGGCCTTGAGGAGATCGCGCCCTTCCGGGTCCTGCCATTCCAGAGCGAGGTCGGTTTCGAAAAGGCGTACACCGGAGCCGCGCAGCATCTCGCGCTGGTCGACGCGGGCGG comes from Bradyrhizobium sp. CCGE-LA001 and encodes:
- a CDS encoding CgeB family protein, coding for MKICFFGSSLVSSYWNGAATYYRGMLKQIAALGHDITFFEPDAFERQAHRDIADPDWSRVVVYPATADGWRSSLDAAAHSADMLIKASGVGVFDEELEMAVAALPSRTMRIYWDVDAPATLEAMASDPAHHLRRAIPSYDTVLTYGGGDGVVSAYRAMGARDCVPIYNALDPETHFPSPPKPDFSCDLSLLANRLPDREQRVEHFFLDVARQLPDKAFVLGGSGWETKDTARNIRKVGHVGTGEHNAFFGSGLATLNVNRDSMARYGFSPPTRVFEAIGAGACLITDQWDGIDHFLEPDGEVLVAANGAAVANHLGALSIDRAAAIAGRARARILSQHTYRHRARQFNDLFVGSSSRIEAAE
- a CDS encoding UDP-glucuronic acid decarboxylase family protein; the encoded protein is MTLQTRIPTLRRSPSVLIAGGAGFIGSHLCDSLLQRGNRVICLDNLFTGSVDNIRPLLNHPNFRFIEHDVRDEIEVEDEIDRIYSLACPASPRHYQKDPVGTMKTCVLGTINMLELARRKGARVLQASTSEVYGDPEVHPQPESYLGNVNPIGPRACYDEGKRAAETLMFDYQRTHGTEIKVARIFNTYGPRMLENDGRVVSNFIVQALRGEPITIYGGGTQTRSFCFVDDLVRGLQLLMESPASVTGPCNLGNPHEVTIETIAREVLTYTESASTLRFEALPKDDPKRRKPVIDTATRLLGWRPRVALRDGLQATIAYFSLRIAGESPTLVPATASRRTGHTARSQLKVTHLGG
- a CDS encoding CgeB family protein gives rise to the protein MKCVLFYHAFTSCWNNGNAHFLRGYARALHALGHEVVVFEPIDGWSRLNAIRESGSQALQDIGQLFPGICIRRYDTSLDLDEALDGADLVVVHEWNSPDVIAQIGDKRAHGAPFTLLFHDTHHRAVTAPAELAQFDLDAFDGVLAFGEVLRQIYMKLGWADRAYTWHEAADVTLYHPLPNVEPTEDLVWIGNWGDGERGAELGEFLVEPVAELKLRASVYGVRYSDDAIRTIQAAGIRHSGWLPAHWAPVAFASARATVHVPRGPYVRSLPGIPTIRVFEALACGIPLVSAPWSDDEGMFPDGAYLKAADGTEMKRALRAVLDDRELSSAMVETGLRTVRERHTCRHRAQQLVDIVEAIRGSDRSSQPLHIAGASA
- a CDS encoding dienelactone hydrolase family protein, producing MSDALLKPDDLSDFNRRIVSLESATKPVYVAGEGPAVIVMTEMPGISPHVARFARWVRDAGFRVYMPSLFGADGDVPDAETAAGVFKRACVSAEFRALGGGASSPVSNWLRALARLAHGESGGPGVGAIGMCFTGNFALNMMLDQAVLAPVVSQPSLPLDNPGGIESSADELSQIRSRLEREDLTVLAYRFAGDSFCRAERFAAYQAALGDRFIARVLPDTAANTGPRPPFFAQFVKTPHSVVTVDLVDEAGQPTLAARDEIIAFFQKRLKSESA
- a CDS encoding GlxA family transcriptional regulator, which translates into the protein MSSSGKDCANGISRALISTSVINDINQVDFAMPLIDVLVLEGASAASVAITFELIDVANRIRARAGRPPCFDVRVSGSGARWATQLARLPSKANANRPADVVIVPGLAWMDEDLVREGLQRRDAETARKALRAAFRSGAEIASSCSAVFLVASAGLLDGRRATTTWWLGPLFRQLFPRVTLDTDAMVLTDRRMATAGAAMAQLDLMLSIIARHAGPDLADSCARFLLLDRRQSQSRYMALSFLTASDDRVSRAERWARARLHRAFTISELAKAAGLGARTFARRCERATGLSPVRFLQKLRVDKAMELLETTRLGLDDIAEKVGYADPSTLRRLLHREKTPGARAVRAGRKRDNGAVALTHGARRDATRRRLPASANGTGSSGV
- a CDS encoding glycosyltransferase family 4 protein, whose product is MTRSSDIRVLMTTDTVGGVWTYSCALASSLAASGAEVTLATMGPPARVDQREMLRGSGVRLFETDLALEWQDPEGRDLLKAERMLASLEARFSPDIVHLNSFREATLSWRAPTVLVAHSCVNSWALACRDTAWLNEPRWARYTERVAAALDSAQAWVCPSQSFHDDVVGLYHPRSPGAVIWNGIAPGDLPSRKREMIFAAGRLWDRAKNIGVLAAAAPGLAWPVQVAGPADADSSAGVTWLGQLPHSEVRGHLQHAAIFVSPALYEPFGLSVLEAAAAGCALVLSDIPTSRELWNDAALFVDPDDSQALHQVLAELCADRTRRPRLQRAAYEHALTYSLARTTSAYRKLYEGLLASTRFSPQAGQIEVRA
- a CDS encoding CgeB family protein, which produces MNLSIVVVGLSVTSSWGNGHATTYRALIEALARRGHKITFLERDVAWYREHRDLTTPSSWTVELYQSLTDMPHRFGKLIREADLVIIGSYVPDGIAISEWITSQARGITAFYDIDTPVTLAKLDQGLDYLSAAMIPRFDLYLSFAGGPVPGMIEAQYGSPMARVLYCSADTDTYKPQQARTKWSLGYLGTYSEDRQPVLEQLLLSPARKLPSEQFAVAGAQYPAHIAWPGNVMRIEHIAPKQHPMFYAEQRFALNATRADMRALGFSPSVRLFEAAACGTPVISDRWPGIETIFEPSREILLASSPRDVIEILRDMPEDRRRAIAENARRRVLADHTADHRARQLERYYAEATARRRRKPARLPAARPVQVAEL